The Flavobacterium piscisymbiosum genome includes a region encoding these proteins:
- a CDS encoding dihydrodipicolinate synthase family protein, with the protein MKIEHLQGLISAPFTPFDSNGKLDVSMIPPYYAFLKRNGITGAFINGSTGEGVSITLEEKKAVAQAWADCSNHDADFKVMVFLGGTCLSDCIDLAQHAYEIGLYAVSLTGAFYFKPNNVDTLAEICIKVGESVPNMPFYYYHIPVLTGVNVAMYDLVRALDNKLPNFAGVKYTHEDFMDFQSCMSYENGKFDMLWGRDENMLSALVLGAKGAVGSTFNYAAPLYYDLIDAFNNNDLVKARKLQQKSIDMIRFLGKYGGISVGKAYMKLVGHDLGEFRLPVKNMSAEQFELFKKDVAGLDFDTFKSK; encoded by the coding sequence ATGAAAATTGAACATTTACAAGGTCTTATTTCTGCTCCTTTCACTCCTTTTGACAGCAACGGAAAATTAGACGTAAGCATGATTCCGCCTTATTATGCATTTCTAAAAAGAAACGGAATCACGGGAGCTTTTATCAACGGATCTACCGGAGAAGGAGTTTCTATCACTTTGGAAGAAAAAAAAGCCGTAGCACAAGCCTGGGCAGATTGCTCAAATCACGATGCCGATTTTAAAGTAATGGTTTTCCTTGGAGGAACTTGTCTTTCTGATTGTATCGATTTAGCCCAACATGCTTACGAAATTGGTTTGTATGCTGTTTCTTTAACCGGAGCTTTTTACTTTAAACCAAACAATGTTGATACACTTGCTGAAATTTGTATTAAAGTTGGAGAAAGCGTTCCGAATATGCCTTTTTATTATTATCACATTCCGGTCTTAACAGGCGTAAATGTTGCGATGTACGATTTGGTTAGGGCTTTAGATAATAAACTTCCAAACTTTGCCGGAGTAAAATACACACACGAAGATTTTATGGATTTCCAGAGTTGTATGAGCTATGAAAACGGAAAATTTGATATGCTTTGGGGACGTGACGAAAATATGTTATCGGCTTTGGTTCTTGGTGCAAAAGGTGCTGTTGGAAGTACTTTCAACTATGCTGCTCCATTGTATTACGATTTAATCGATGCTTTCAATAATAATGATTTAGTTAAAGCGCGTAAACTTCAGCAAAAATCAATTGATATGATTCGTTTCTTAGGTAAATATGGCGGAATCTCTGTAGGGAAAGCGTATATGAAATTGGTTGGTCATGATTTAGGAGAATTTAGATTACCGGTTAAAAACATGAGTGCTGAACAATTTGAATTATTCAAAAAAGATGTTGCAGGTTTAGATTTCGATACTTTCAAATCCAAATAA
- a CDS encoding Kelch repeat-containing protein — protein sequence MNQSFSSLILTIFIMSATVGFSQKTKITNVEWKKAAQLQNADGSLSLGFAGPINGVSNTVLIVAGGANFPDKMPWEGGKKHYSNEIHVLEKTGDDFHWNKKVTNTLPEPIAYPGNTTTNKGIVYVGGENENGLSNKAFILNWNADKNEVETKSLPDFPLAITNIALTHSGNIVYAIGGDEAKQSSDLVFSIDLNAEKPEWKSLTKLPFALANSVSVIQNDKIYVIGGRTKMPSGISDLHNTTLAFDLKKQTWETKANICDGKETTNFSAGAGVAVGNESILILGGDNGTTFHKIETFLSQIAKANSEEEKAKLIAEKNILNTTHKGFYNAILLYNTHTNKWSKIGDLPFLAQVTTTAAIWNDKIVLSNGEIKPGIRTPDVMLGTIK from the coding sequence ATGAATCAGTCTTTTTCTTCCTTAATCCTTACTATTTTTATTATGTCTGCAACTGTTGGTTTTTCGCAAAAAACAAAAATTACAAATGTCGAATGGAAAAAAGCAGCCCAACTGCAAAATGCTGACGGAAGTCTTTCATTGGGTTTTGCCGGTCCGATAAACGGAGTAAGCAATACTGTTTTGATCGTTGCCGGAGGCGCTAATTTTCCCGATAAAATGCCTTGGGAAGGAGGAAAAAAACATTATTCGAATGAAATTCATGTTTTAGAAAAAACGGGAGATGATTTTCATTGGAACAAAAAAGTAACCAATACATTACCCGAACCCATTGCCTATCCCGGAAATACCACTACAAATAAAGGAATCGTTTACGTAGGCGGCGAAAACGAAAACGGACTTTCGAACAAAGCTTTTATCTTAAATTGGAATGCTGATAAAAATGAAGTAGAAACAAAATCATTACCGGATTTTCCGTTAGCGATTACCAATATTGCACTTACACATTCAGGAAATATTGTGTATGCCATTGGCGGAGATGAAGCAAAACAATCCTCTGATTTAGTTTTTAGTATTGATTTGAATGCCGAAAAACCGGAATGGAAATCGTTGACCAAATTGCCTTTTGCTTTAGCGAATTCAGTTTCAGTAATTCAAAATGATAAAATTTACGTTATTGGCGGAAGAACCAAAATGCCTTCAGGAATAAGCGATTTGCACAACACCACTTTGGCTTTCGATCTAAAAAAACAAACCTGGGAAACAAAAGCCAATATTTGTGACGGAAAAGAAACAACCAATTTTTCGGCAGGCGCCGGAGTTGCTGTAGGAAATGAATCTATTCTAATTCTTGGCGGAGATAACGGAACTACTTTTCATAAAATAGAAACCTTTTTATCTCAAATTGCAAAAGCTAATTCTGAAGAAGAAAAAGCGAAACTTATTGCCGAAAAAAATATTTTAAATACAACACACAAAGGTTTTTACAACGCTATTTTACTGTATAACACACACACCAATAAATGGTCAAAAATAGGCGACTTGCCTTTTCTGGCTCAGGTAACCACAACGGCAGCCATCTGGAATGATAAAATAGTTTTATCGAATGGAGAAATAAAACCCGGAATTCGTACACCGGATGTTATGTTGGGAACCATCAAATAA